Part of the Candidatus Hydrogenedentota bacterium genome is shown below.
CTGCGTTTCCGCTGTCCACGCGGGAGAGGTCAAGAGACCAGAAAATGGTTTGGGCGGTCTCCAAACCCAACCCAACCGTGCCGCCTGCCACGTAGATCCTTTCTCCGATGACCGCCGCGCTCGCATTGGCACAAGGCTCCGGAAACGCCGGTAAGGCCTGCCGTTCAACAGATTCACGCTGTGGGTTCCACTTCAGGAGAATAACATCCGCATAGGTCTGCGAGGCGTCGTTTCCGCCCATGCATACAATGCCGCGACTGGTCGAAACGGAAGCGCCATACGCAATCGGCCTTTCCAGTGGGGACGCGGTTATCCAACGGTATGAGGTCTTGGCGTCCTTTGAATCCTTGACCAAGACGTAGACCTGGTCGTGAAAGACCTTGTTGGATTCCCACACGGGTTTCGGAAAATTGGCGCCACCCGCCACAATGAGCGCGTCGTTGTGCACACCCACAAAAGGCCCGGCCACACCCTCCGTGTTGGGCAACGGAGGAAGTTCATTCCACTGCAGTTGCGCCGCCACGGCGAGGCCCGGCACAAGGACGGTGGCAAGCAACAGCACTTTCATCAGGCGCATGTCAGGAGACTCCTTGGTTTGCGTACGTGAAGAAGTCGAGACTGTCGAGTTCCTCCTTAAGGCGCGCAAGTTCCGATGGCGTCAGTGGTGTTGATGGAAGCCGCGTCGGACCGCAAGGGACGCCGGCAAGCGTCATCGCGGCCTTTATCCCGGAGAGGCCGTGATAGCGGAGGATTACTTCAATGAATTCCACGGCTTTGATCTGGCATGCTTGGGCGGCAGGCAGATCGCCCTTCTCCAAGTTCCGCATCACTTGGTAATACAACGGGGCAAGGAAATTGTACGTGCTGCCCACGGCCCCGTCACATCCCGCGGCCAGACCGCTTAACAGCATCTCATCCACGCCAAACAGGATGTTGTACCGGCCATTCTCAAATGCGAGGCATCGCTGCATCATCTCGATGTCGCGGCAACTGAACTTGATGCCCGCCAGCGACGGAATCCGTGCCGGCGCCGCCTTCAAGAAGGCGATCAGATCCAGCGAAAGACCGCTTAGCCGCGGGATGTGGTAGTAGTAGAAAGGCAAGTCGGGCGCCGCATCCGTAATGACGCCCAGCGTTTCAATCAGGACGGTTGCGTTTTCCGGCAGGAAGTACGAGGGAGAAACGGCACTGATCGCATCGGCCCCGATGGAGGCCGCGTGTTTCGCCAGACGCCGGGCGTCCTCAACGGAATTGTGGCCAACCTGCACGACAACAGGAATGCGTCCTCCTGCCGCCTCAACATACGACCGCGCCACCCGCTCCCGTTCGTCCGTCGTGAGTGACGGCCCTTCTCCCGTGCTGCCGCAGACGTACAACCCTTTGATGCCTT
Proteins encoded:
- a CDS encoding dihydrodipicolinate synthase family protein, whose product is MKKLTGLIAATFAPMDQDGQLDLDPIPSLVERLLRQGIKGLYVCGSTGEGPSLTTDERERVARSYVEAAGGRIPVVVQVGHNSVEDARRLAKHAASIGADAISAVSPSYFLPENATVLIETLGVITDAAPDLPFYYYHIPRLSGLSLDLIAFLKAAPARIPSLAGIKFSCRDIEMMQRCLAFENGRYNILFGVDEMLLSGLAAGCDGAVGSTYNFLAPLYYQVMRNLEKGDLPAAQACQIKAVEFIEVILRYHGLSGIKAAMTLAGVPCGPTRLPSTPLTPSELARLKEELDSLDFFTYANQGVS